One genomic region from Cucumis melo cultivar AY chromosome 9, USDA_Cmelo_AY_1.0, whole genome shotgun sequence encodes:
- the LOC103498082 gene encoding MYB-like transcription factor EOBII, translating to MGTERLSSSQDDDEVRKGPWTMEEDLMLMNYIANHGEGVWNSLAKAAGLKRTGKSCRLRWLNYLRPDVRRGNITPEEQLLIMELHSKWGNRWSKIARHLPGRTDNEIKNYWRTRIQKHIKQQEEVERVRDQMISIGNCSETNDDCAISPCSQVSSFCNVAEPMEISHDYFPSSQGDMEAMAYQHTTWDRGDGANDNYWSMEDLWSMQLLD from the exons GGAAGAAGACTTAATGCTGATGAATTACATTGCCAATCATGGTGAAGGTGTGTGGAATTCACTGGCCAAAGCTGCAG GTCTTAAACGTACAGGGAAGAGTTGTCGTCTCCGGTGGCTGAACTATCTCCGGCCTGATGTTCGGAGAGGTAATATAACTCCTGAAGAACAGctattgatcatggagttgcATTCTAAATGGGGTAACAG GTGGTCAAAAATTGCAAGACACCTCCCTGGAAGAACAGATAACGAGATAAAGAACTATTGGAGGACGAGGATACAAAAGCATATCAAGCAGCAGGAGGAAGTTGAGAGAGTTCGTGACCAGATGATATCAATTGGTAACTGTTCAGAGACGAATGACGACTGTGCCATCAGTCCGTGCAGCCAAGTTTCGAGCTTTTGTAACGTTGCAGAGCCGATGGAGATCAGCCATGACTATTTCCCTTCATCTCAAGGGGATATGGAGGCCATGGCCTATCAACACACAACTTGGGATCGTGGGGATGGGGCAAATGACAACTACTGGAGCATGGAGGATCTTTGGTCAATGCAATTACTTGATTGA